A single genomic interval of Nostoc commune NIES-4072 harbors:
- a CDS encoding helix-hairpin-helix domain-containing protein produces MIKIVTRKYLGKQNVYDIGVEHDHNFAIKNGLIASNCFNKSHSTAYGYVTYQTAYLKANYPLEYMAALLTANSGDTDKVQRYITNCTNMGISIDPPDINRSGVDFTPTAGKILFGFSAVRNVGQSAIACILEARNETGFKSLADFCDRVDLRAVNRRTMESLIYCGAFDKIEPNRQQLINDLELVYDWAQSRAKDRASGQGNLLDLLGDAFSSTPTKRANNAFETAPKSKPVMDLPPQKKLQMEKELLGFYVSDHPLKSLRQITPLLTPINLSQLGEQREETRLCAVVMLNNVKKVVTKKGDQMAILQIEDLTTQSEAVVFPKTYERISSLLQVDTRLIIWGKVDRRDEQTQFILEDAEPVETVQMVMVELNPQQAGNIDELHRLKIILQEHSGDKEKAKMPVIGIIQTENSRKLVRLGWQFCVQDSRITVQALQNASFPAHIKSLTGI; encoded by the coding sequence GACATAGGGGTTGAGCATGACCATAATTTTGCGATCAAAAATGGGTTAATAGCTTCCAATTGTTTCAATAAATCCCATTCGACTGCCTATGGTTATGTAACTTATCAAACAGCATATTTAAAAGCTAATTACCCATTAGAATATATGGCAGCGCTGTTAACGGCTAACAGTGGTGATACCGATAAGGTACAGAGATATATTACTAATTGTACAAATATGGGTATTTCCATAGATCCGCCAGATATTAATCGTTCTGGTGTTGATTTTACGCCAACGGCAGGAAAGATTTTGTTTGGATTTTCGGCAGTGCGTAACGTGGGACAGAGTGCGATCGCTTGTATTTTGGAAGCGAGAAATGAGACAGGATTTAAATCCCTCGCTGATTTTTGCGATCGCGTGGATTTACGTGCTGTTAACCGCCGCACTATGGAATCGCTGATTTACTGTGGAGCATTTGACAAAATTGAACCCAACCGTCAACAGTTAATTAACGACTTAGAATTAGTGTATGATTGGGCACAATCTCGCGCTAAAGACAGAGCTAGTGGTCAAGGAAATCTTTTAGATTTATTAGGTGACGCATTTTCTTCTACTCCCACCAAAAGAGCAAATAATGCCTTTGAAACTGCTCCAAAATCTAAACCTGTGATGGACTTGCCACCACAGAAAAAGTTGCAGATGGAGAAAGAATTATTAGGATTTTATGTATCAGATCATCCACTGAAATCCTTACGGCAAATAACACCACTTTTGACTCCAATTAACCTTTCGCAACTGGGAGAGCAAAGGGAAGAGACAAGGCTTTGTGCAGTTGTCATGTTAAATAACGTCAAAAAAGTGGTTACTAAAAAAGGCGATCAAATGGCAATTTTGCAAATAGAAGACCTCACAACGCAATCAGAAGCTGTAGTCTTTCCTAAAACCTATGAACGCATTAGTTCCCTACTTCAAGTTGACACTAGATTGATTATTTGGGGAAAAGTAGATCGACGTGACGAGCAAACTCAATTTATTCTTGAAGATGCAGAGCCAGTGGAAACAGTACAAATGGTAATGGTGGAATTAAATCCCCAGCAAGCAGGTAATATCGATGAACTACATCGCTTGAAAATAATTTTGCAAGAACACTCAGGAGACAAAGAAAAGGCAAAAATGCCAGTGATTGGAATTATACAAACTGAAAATTCTCGAAAACTTGTTCGTTTGGGTTGGCAATTTTGCGTACAAGATTCTAGAATAACCGTTCAAGCTTTGCAAAATGCCAGTTTTCCTGCTCATATCAAATCGCTGACTGGTATCTAA
- a CDS encoding response regulator transcription factor, which translates to MVMAPTTTPKILIVDDDFGVRNLVYRFLSRKYQIESAADGKTALSLFEQFNPALVILDWNLPDLNGYSLCQEMQSRTNVLVLILTSRTDEADKIKILSAGADDFMTKPFSLAEVEVRVEALLRRIRYINPSPTQRIIFKQLAINPEGREVTLNDKPLALTALEFNILHFLASHPNQAWSRPQLIQKIWGCDYVGDGRVVDVHIGQLRKKMEVDASIPEFIKTVRGYGYKFEVPDENTHS; encoded by the coding sequence ATGGTTATGGCTCCCACTACTACTCCTAAAATTCTGATCGTCGATGATGACTTTGGTGTGCGAAATCTGGTCTATCGTTTTTTAAGCCGGAAATATCAGATAGAGTCCGCAGCAGATGGTAAGACTGCCTTATCGTTGTTTGAGCAATTCAATCCGGCCTTAGTAATTCTGGATTGGAATTTGCCGGATCTTAATGGTTACAGCCTCTGCCAAGAAATGCAGAGCCGTACTAATGTTTTAGTGCTGATACTGACTAGTAGGACTGACGAGGCTGATAAAATTAAAATCTTAAGCGCAGGTGCTGATGATTTTATGACTAAACCGTTTAGTCTTGCAGAAGTTGAAGTTAGAGTGGAAGCTCTTTTAAGACGGATACGCTACATCAACCCCTCCCCAACACAACGAATCATTTTTAAGCAGTTAGCAATTAACCCAGAGGGTCGGGAGGTAACACTTAACGATAAACCTCTTGCTTTAACAGCACTGGAATTTAATATCTTACATTTTTTGGCAAGTCATCCTAATCAAGCTTGGAGTCGTCCACAACTAATCCAAAAAATTTGGGGTTGCGATTACGTAGGAGATGGCCGAGTGGTTGATGTGCATATTGGTCAGCTTCGTAAGAAGATGGAAGTCGATGCCAGCATACCGGAGTTTATTAAAACTGTGCGGGGCTATGGTTACAAGTTTGAAGTGCCTGACGAAAATACTCATTCCTGA
- a CDS encoding ribonuclease H-like domain-containing protein, translating to MTLQDFQVSDRDLGDAALVQYLKSTAIAVDTETMGLLPQRDRLCLVQLCNEFGKVTAIRIAKGQADAPNLKKLLSATNVVKVFHFARFDLATLRANLGIQVRPVFCTKIASKLARTYTNRHGLKDVVQELEQVELDKSSQSSDWGNAASLSEAQLSYAANDVRYLLSVQHKLTEMLKREERWEIAQECFEFLPTIVSLDLLQFKDLFEH from the coding sequence ATGACATTACAAGATTTTCAGGTGAGCGATCGCGATCTGGGCGACGCAGCTCTAGTACAGTATTTAAAATCTACAGCGATCGCAGTTGATACAGAAACGATGGGATTACTGCCACAACGCGATAGGTTGTGTCTTGTCCAGTTGTGCAACGAATTCGGGAAAGTGACTGCAATTCGCATAGCCAAAGGGCAAGCTGATGCGCCAAACTTAAAAAAACTCTTGTCAGCGACGAATGTCGTAAAAGTGTTTCACTTTGCTCGCTTTGACCTTGCCACTTTGCGAGCTAATCTGGGGATTCAGGTTAGACCTGTTTTTTGTACCAAAATTGCTAGTAAATTAGCTCGTACTTACACAAATCGCCACGGGCTTAAAGATGTGGTGCAAGAGTTAGAACAAGTAGAACTGGATAAAAGCTCTCAAAGTTCTGATTGGGGTAACGCCGCTAGTTTGTCTGAAGCTCAACTGAGTTATGCTGCCAATGATGTGCGCTATTTACTTAGTGTGCAGCATAAGCTAACAGAAATGCTCAAACGAGAAGAACGTTGGGAAATTGCTCAAGAATGTTTTGAATTTCTGCCAACAATAGTTTCGTTAGATTTGTTGCAGTTTAAAGATTTGTTTGAACATTGA
- a CDS encoding CAP domain-containing protein: protein MFRQTAFGIALSALVLASGLTTVPIPNHPSTNTSTRNKLLSLFSSQVAISTPTFKTTELEKSVFEEINRYRASKGLPKLTLNANITRQARIHSQNMAKGKTPFSHQGFERRVNAIPIRYSSAAENVAFNRGYSNPVDEAVTGWIKSPGHLKNLKGNYNLTGIGVATNNQGEVYLTQLFFRTR, encoded by the coding sequence ATGTTCCGACAAACTGCTTTTGGCATCGCTTTAAGTGCGCTTGTCCTTGCTAGTGGGTTAACGACTGTTCCGATACCAAATCATCCTTCTACGAATACATCCACCCGTAATAAGCTGTTGTCGCTTTTTTCGAGTCAGGTTGCAATATCGACTCCTACTTTTAAGACTACGGAGCTAGAAAAATCCGTTTTTGAAGAAATTAATCGATATCGGGCTTCTAAAGGATTGCCAAAGTTGACCCTAAATGCAAATATCACTCGACAGGCAAGAATTCATAGTCAGAATATGGCTAAAGGTAAAACACCATTTAGCCATCAGGGATTTGAACGGCGAGTCAATGCTATCCCTATTCGCTACAGCAGTGCGGCGGAAAATGTTGCTTTCAATCGGGGATATAGTAACCCTGTGGATGAAGCTGTTACTGGTTGGATTAAGAGTCCGGGACATCTAAAGAACCTTAAAGGAAATTACAACCTCACTGGAATTGGTGTTGCTACTAATAATCAAGGTGAAGTCTACCTTACACAGCTTTTTTTTCGTACTAGGTAG
- a CDS encoding CAP domain-containing protein, with protein MIKSTIYSVALGTIILGSGAIATPVTNSTLTPTPSSVSNSTVKIAASKVDTAALEEEVFKQINDYRVSQGLKKLTRNSAIDNQARIHSQDMAQGKVPAGHTGFRERVMAVGIPYSLAGENVATNYGYSDPVTTAVQGWLKSPAHLATIRGNFETTGIGVAVSNNSRGEIFFTQLFFTPTKTSATTPAKTSATTPATNSTSTPPSSNVSNNTGNLAGSKIDTAALEKAVFKQINDYRVSQGFKKLTRNTAIDNQARIHSQDMAQGKVPFGHTGFSERIKAVGIPYSSAGENVASNYGYSDPVTTAVQGWLKSPGHLANIRGDYDKTGIGVVSNSRGEIYFTQLFFR; from the coding sequence ATGATTAAATCAACAATCTACAGCGTTGCTTTGGGCACTATCATTCTCGGTAGTGGAGCGATCGCTACTCCTGTAACAAATTCAACTTTGACGCCGACACCTTCAAGTGTATCAAATAGCACTGTTAAAATTGCAGCATCTAAAGTTGACACTGCTGCTTTAGAAGAGGAGGTTTTCAAACAAATTAATGACTACAGAGTTTCCCAAGGATTAAAAAAGCTGACTCGTAATTCTGCCATTGATAATCAAGCCAGGATTCACAGTCAGGATATGGCTCAAGGTAAAGTTCCCGCTGGACATACGGGATTTAGAGAACGTGTTATGGCAGTTGGTATTCCCTACAGTTTAGCTGGTGAAAATGTCGCTACTAACTATGGATATAGTGACCCTGTGACGACAGCTGTTCAAGGCTGGCTCAAAAGTCCAGCGCATCTTGCTACTATCAGAGGTAATTTTGAAACGACTGGGATTGGTGTTGCCGTTAGCAACAACAGTAGAGGCGAAATCTTCTTCACACAACTTTTCTTTACTCCTACAAAAACTTCTGCAACAACTCCTGCAAAAACTTCTGCAACAACTCCTGCAACAAATTCAACTTCTACACCGCCCTCTTCTAACGTATCAAATAATACTGGCAACCTTGCAGGATCTAAGATTGACACTGCTGCTTTAGAAAAGGCGGTTTTCAAACAAATTAATGACTACAGAGTTTCCCAAGGATTCAAAAAGCTGACTCGTAACACTGCCATCGATAATCAAGCCAGGATTCACAGTCAGGATATGGCTCAAGGTAAAGTTCCCTTTGGACATACGGGATTTTCAGAACGTATTAAAGCAGTCGGTATTCCTTACAGTTCAGCTGGTGAAAATGTCGCTAGTAACTATGGATATAGCGATCCTGTGACGACAGCTGTTCAAGGCTGGCTCAAAAGTCCAGGGCATCTTGCTAATATCAGAGGTGATTATGATAAAACGGGGATTGGTGTCGTTAGCAATAGTAGAGGCGAAATCTACTTCACACAACTTTTCTTTCGCTGA
- the trpB gene encoding tryptophan synthase subunit beta, with translation MTTTPLSPNSTAQVPDTLGRFGRFGGKYVPETLMPALTELETAYQQYRNDPGFQAELQQLLRDYVGRATPLYFAERLTAHYARPDRTGPQIYLKREDLNHTGAHKINNALGQVLLAKRMGKQRIIAETGAGQHGVATATVCARFGLECIIYMGVHDMERQALNVFRMRLMGAEVRPVEAGTGTLKDATSEAIRDWVTNVETTHYILGSVAGPHPYPMMVRDFHAVIGQETRAQAIEKWGVLPDILLACVGGGSNAMGLFYEFMNEPSIRFIGIEAAGEGVNTEKHAATLTKGRVGVLHGAMSYLLQDEDGQIIEAHSISAGLDYPGVGPEHSYLKDTGRAEYYSVTDAEALAAFQRLSKLEGIIPALETAHAIAYLETLCPQLTDSPRIVINCSGRGDKDVQTVAKFLNDA, from the coding sequence GTGACTACCACTCCCCTATCTCCAAACTCAACTGCTCAAGTTCCTGATACACTAGGTCGCTTTGGACGCTTCGGCGGTAAGTATGTACCTGAAACGCTGATGCCTGCTCTTACTGAACTAGAAACAGCTTATCAGCAATACCGCAATGACCCTGGTTTTCAAGCAGAACTACAGCAGTTGTTACGGGACTATGTAGGACGTGCCACACCATTATATTTCGCTGAACGCCTGACTGCTCATTATGCCCGACCCGATCGCACGGGGCCGCAAATTTACTTAAAACGCGAGGATTTAAATCATACTGGCGCTCATAAAATTAATAATGCCCTTGGTCAAGTATTGTTGGCAAAGCGCATGGGTAAGCAACGGATTATTGCCGAAACGGGTGCTGGACAACACGGAGTTGCCACAGCTACAGTTTGCGCTCGTTTTGGGCTGGAATGCATAATTTACATGGGCGTTCATGATATGGAACGCCAAGCTTTAAATGTGTTCAGAATGCGGTTGATGGGGGCAGAAGTGCGTCCGGTGGAAGCGGGAACTGGAACCCTGAAGGATGCTACTTCTGAAGCAATCCGCGATTGGGTGACAAATGTGGAAACAACTCACTACATTCTCGGTTCAGTAGCAGGGCCCCATCCTTACCCGATGATGGTACGTGATTTCCATGCAGTAATCGGCCAAGAAACTCGCGCCCAAGCAATCGAAAAGTGGGGTGTATTACCTGATATTCTCTTGGCTTGCGTGGGTGGTGGTTCCAATGCTATGGGATTATTTTATGAGTTTATGAATGAGCCTTCTATACGGTTCATTGGGATTGAGGCAGCAGGAGAAGGTGTCAATACTGAAAAACACGCAGCAACTTTGACAAAAGGACGAGTTGGTGTATTGCACGGAGCCATGAGCTATCTTCTGCAAGATGAGGATGGGCAAATCATTGAGGCACACTCAATTAGTGCGGGTTTAGATTACCCCGGTGTGGGGCCAGAACACAGTTATTTGAAAGATACTGGTCGCGCTGAATATTATAGTGTGACGGATGCAGAGGCTTTAGCAGCATTTCAGCGATTGTCAAAATTGGAAGGGATTATCCCGGCATTAGAAACAGCTCATGCGATCGCCTACCTCGAAACCCTGTGTCCTCAACTAACCGACAGTCCCCGGATTGTAATTAACTGCTCTGGACGTGGCGATAAGGATGTACAAACAGTAGCCAAGTTCTTAAATGATGCGTAA
- a CDS encoding translation initiation factor: MSSSNPKSSDKSFVYREFGNDNSAATERPIPELPAQQQNLKVQASRKGRKGKTVTVISGFQAKPETLADLVKQLKTQCGTGGTVKDNEIEIQGEHKQKIVEILSKLGYKAKISGG, from the coding sequence ATGTCTTCTTCAAATCCCAAATCTTCTGACAAAAGCTTTGTCTACCGCGAATTTGGCAACGACAACTCCGCCGCCACAGAAAGACCAATTCCAGAACTCCCCGCACAACAACAAAATCTTAAAGTACAAGCTTCGCGCAAAGGACGCAAAGGCAAAACTGTTACAGTGATTAGCGGTTTTCAAGCCAAACCAGAAACCTTGGCTGATTTGGTGAAGCAGTTGAAAACCCAGTGCGGCACAGGTGGGACAGTTAAAGATAACGAAATCGAAATTCAGGGCGAACACAAGCAAAAAATTGTCGAGATTTTGAGCAAACTAGGTTACAAAGCTAAAATTAGCGGTGGCTAA
- a CDS encoding YqaE/Pmp3 family membrane protein — translation MDLVRILCAIFVPPLGVFLQVGFGIDFWINIVLTLFGYIPGIIHAVWIIAKK, via the coding sequence ATGGATTTAGTTCGGATTTTGTGTGCCATTTTCGTACCGCCTCTGGGAGTTTTTTTGCAAGTAGGTTTTGGTATAGATTTTTGGATTAATATAGTTTTGACACTTTTTGGTTACATTCCTGGAATTATTCACGCAGTATGGATAATTGCTAAGAAATAA
- a CDS encoding carbonic anhydrase — protein sequence MKYNSIDELFKNNQAWVAEKLAIDPTYFQDLSSGQTPPFLYIGCSDSRLALTSFTRTEPGELFVHRNIANQISLTDINFLAVLEYAILHLQVEHIIVCGHYDCGGIKAALEGRTIGILDNWVNPIRELYLQKQEEIDALPTREERLNRLAEINVVAQVKNLYQTSIMRQVLYERKAPMVHGWVLDISTGLIKDLNVSTVQWQLHICPLLLEFRLYAMLKNES from the coding sequence ATGAAATATAACAGCATTGATGAACTATTCAAAAATAATCAGGCTTGGGTTGCCGAGAAACTAGCAATAGACCCAACTTACTTTCAAGACTTATCAAGCGGACAAACACCACCTTTTCTATACATTGGGTGTTCTGATAGTCGTCTAGCATTAACAAGCTTTACTCGTACAGAACCAGGAGAGTTATTTGTACACCGTAATATTGCCAATCAAATTTCTCTAACAGATATAAACTTTTTAGCGGTTTTAGAATACGCAATTTTACATCTTCAAGTCGAGCATATTATCGTTTGTGGTCACTACGATTGCGGAGGAATTAAAGCGGCTTTAGAGGGGAGAACTATCGGAATTCTTGATAACTGGGTAAATCCGATTCGGGAACTGTATTTACAGAAACAAGAAGAAATTGATGCCTTGCCAACAAGAGAAGAACGTTTGAATCGTTTGGCAGAAATAAACGTTGTAGCGCAAGTAAAAAATCTTTACCAAACTTCCATTATGCGTCAGGTACTCTATGAGCGAAAAGCGCCTATGGTTCATGGCTGGGTGCTAGATATAAGCACTGGGTTAATCAAAGATTTGAACGTCTCAACTGTGCAATGGCAATTGCACATTTGCCCCTTGCTTCTAGAATTTAGACTCTATGCTATGTTAAAAAATGAGAGTTAA
- a CDS encoding DUF5340 domain-containing protein — MEQIPLPSPIHYELILQLLERQTMLAVNDNPDLRHQVNQLIITLRKAAVQQKRLEEICEFSSMTVDHRWSINHHHDNKVVAPD, encoded by the coding sequence ATGGAGCAAATTCCTCTACCTTCTCCTATTCACTACGAACTTATACTTCAACTTTTAGAGAGACAAACCATGTTAGCTGTAAATGATAATCCAGATTTACGGCATCAGGTAAATCAACTAATTATTACTCTGCGTAAAGCTGCCGTACAGCAAAAACGCCTAGAAGAAATTTGCGAGTTTTCCTCTATGACTGTTGATCACCGTTGGTCAATCAACCATCATCACGATAACAAAGTTGTTGCTCCCGATTAA
- the trpC gene encoding indole-3-glycerol phosphate synthase TrpC, whose product MQIRRRSPNPAIDVSILRYQAVVPDAAPNNILEEIVWQKEIEYDQMREKVPLQQLLKQVVTAPPTRDFVAALRQAKTKPALIAEVKKASPSKGVLREDFDPVAIALSYQQGGASCLSVLTDVKFFQGSFENLAKVRAAVDLPLLCKEFVVYAYQIYLARVQGADAILLIAAILSDQDLKYFLKIANNLKMATLVEVHSLAELDRVLALDGVSLVGINNRNLEDFSVDLQTTCQLLAARGSQLQEKNILVVSESGLHNPDDLSMVLTAGASAVLIGESLVKQPDPGAAIAHILPRNS is encoded by the coding sequence ATGCAAATCCGTCGCCGTTCACCTAACCCAGCTATTGATGTATCGATATTGCGTTATCAGGCTGTCGTACCTGATGCTGCGCCAAACAACATCTTGGAGGAAATTGTCTGGCAGAAAGAAATAGAATATGACCAAATGCGGGAAAAAGTTCCTTTGCAACAATTGCTAAAACAGGTAGTGACTGCGCCGCCAACCCGTGATTTTGTCGCCGCCTTACGGCAAGCTAAGACTAAGCCAGCATTGATTGCCGAAGTTAAGAAAGCTTCACCTAGCAAAGGTGTTTTACGAGAAGATTTTGACCCAGTAGCGATCGCCCTGTCTTATCAGCAAGGTGGCGCTAGTTGTCTTTCTGTGCTGACAGATGTCAAGTTCTTTCAAGGTAGTTTTGAAAACTTAGCCAAGGTTCGGGCTGCTGTAGATTTGCCCTTACTATGCAAAGAGTTTGTCGTTTATGCTTACCAAATATACTTGGCGCGGGTTCAGGGTGCAGATGCTATTTTGTTGATTGCCGCTATTTTGAGCGATCAAGATTTGAAGTACTTCCTTAAAATTGCTAACAACCTAAAAATGGCAACTTTGGTTGAAGTCCATAGCTTGGCAGAACTTGACCGTGTGTTAGCTTTAGATGGAGTCTCCTTAGTCGGAATCAATAATCGTAATTTGGAAGACTTCTCTGTTGACTTGCAAACTACTTGCCAACTTTTAGCTGCAAGGGGTAGCCAATTGCAGGAGAAAAACATCCTTGTTGTCAGCGAGTCAGGACTACACAACCCAGATGATCTGAGTATGGTACTGACAGCAGGTGCATCGGCTGTACTCATTGGAGAATCTTTGGTCAAACAACCAGATCCCGGCGCTGCGATCGCCCATATATTGCCGAGGAATTCATGA